In one window of Haloterrigena salifodinae DNA:
- a CDS encoding Cdc6/Cdc18 family protein, giving the protein MSDDDSERTRAEEVEQVDTDETGGFSSFDGSELADEEPSQGLFDDLLSGEPIFENKEVLRPSYTPHELPHRSDQINKMATILVAALRGETPSNILIYGKTGTGKTASAKFVSKELESTSQKYSVPCDVEYINCEVTDTQYRVLAQLANKFIEKNEARIDDRIDELESLLETLDEYEAAGADADAAVRPETENDLFDEDDPFESALPNDDEVASTGEETGSPSSESPLETEGSSNGADGSSDGAIDDSNPAGQNNPNRLPADGDEQRSDGDSNREATDLELSGAGPSDDRSDDVPPNHPLDSTPFDSRAGIEDEIESLEEDKESFEEVPMTGWPTDRVYSVFFDAVDYDERVVVIMLDEIDKLVEKSGDDTLYNLSRMNSELENSRVSIIGISNDLKFTDFLDPRVKSSLGEEEIVFPPYDANQLRDILEHRSEVAFKGGALSEDVIPLCAAFAAQEHGDARRALDLLRTAGELAERSQAETIVEEHVREAQDKIELDRVVEVVRTLPTQSKLVLFAIILLEKNGVHSINTGEVFNIYKRLCEEIDADVLTQRRVTDLISELDMLGIVNAVVVSKGRYGRTKEISLSVPLEETEAVLLSDSRLSDIDDVQPFVQARFEN; this is encoded by the coding sequence ATGTCAGACGACGATTCAGAACGGACGAGAGCGGAGGAGGTCGAGCAGGTAGATACTGACGAGACCGGCGGGTTCTCGAGTTTCGACGGGTCCGAACTCGCCGACGAGGAGCCGAGCCAGGGGCTGTTCGACGACCTGCTCAGCGGCGAACCGATCTTCGAGAACAAGGAGGTTCTGCGACCGTCCTACACGCCACACGAACTCCCCCACCGGAGCGATCAGATCAACAAGATGGCGACGATCCTCGTCGCTGCGCTCCGCGGCGAAACGCCGTCGAACATCCTCATCTACGGCAAGACCGGGACGGGGAAGACCGCCAGCGCGAAGTTCGTCAGCAAGGAACTCGAGAGCACGTCCCAGAAGTACAGCGTCCCGTGTGACGTCGAGTACATCAACTGCGAGGTCACCGACACTCAGTACCGCGTGCTCGCGCAACTGGCCAACAAGTTCATCGAGAAAAACGAAGCCCGGATCGACGATCGGATCGACGAACTCGAATCGCTGCTCGAGACCCTCGACGAGTACGAGGCTGCCGGCGCGGACGCGGACGCCGCCGTTCGACCCGAAACCGAGAACGACCTCTTCGACGAGGACGATCCGTTCGAATCAGCACTTCCGAACGACGATGAAGTCGCTTCGACTGGAGAAGAAACCGGATCGCCCTCGAGCGAATCTCCACTCGAAACAGAGGGGTCTTCGAACGGAGCAGACGGTTCTTCGGACGGGGCTATCGACGACTCGAACCCGGCCGGTCAGAACAACCCGAATCGGCTGCCGGCCGACGGGGACGAACAACGTTCTGACGGCGACTCCAACCGCGAGGCCACCGATCTCGAGCTAAGCGGCGCCGGCCCGAGCGACGACCGATCCGATGACGTCCCGCCGAACCACCCCCTCGACTCGACGCCGTTCGATTCCCGGGCGGGCATCGAGGACGAAATCGAGTCCCTCGAGGAAGACAAGGAGTCGTTCGAGGAGGTGCCGATGACCGGCTGGCCGACCGACCGCGTCTACAGCGTCTTCTTCGACGCCGTCGACTACGACGAGCGGGTCGTCGTCATCATGCTGGACGAGATCGACAAGCTCGTCGAGAAGAGCGGCGACGATACGCTCTACAATCTCTCGCGGATGAACTCCGAACTCGAGAACTCGCGCGTGTCGATCATCGGCATCTCGAACGACCTGAAATTCACCGACTTCCTCGATCCGCGAGTCAAGTCCTCGCTGGGCGAGGAGGAGATCGTCTTCCCGCCCTACGACGCCAACCAGCTGCGGGATATCTTGGAGCACCGCTCGGAGGTCGCGTTCAAAGGCGGCGCACTCTCCGAGGACGTGATCCCGCTGTGTGCGGCCTTCGCGGCACAGGAACACGGCGACGCACGTCGCGCGCTGGACCTCCTTCGGACCGCAGGCGAACTCGCCGAACGCTCCCAGGCCGAGACGATCGTCGAGGAACACGTCCGCGAGGCCCAGGACAAGATCGAACTCGACCGCGTCGTCGAGGTCGTTCGCACCCTTCCCACGCAATCGAAACTCGTCCTCTTCGCGATCATCCTCCTCGAGAAGAACGGCGTCCACAGCATCAACACGGGCGAGGTGTTCAACATCTACAAGCGCCTCTGTGAGGAGATCGACGCCGATGTCCTCACCCAGCGCCGGGTAACGGACCTCATCAGCGAACTCGACATGCTCGGGATCGTCAACGCTGTCGTCGTCTCGAAGGGGCGGTACGGCCGCACCAAGGAGATCAGTCTCTCCGTTCCACTCGAAGAGACGGAGGCCGTCCTCCTCTCGGACTCCCGACTTTCCGATATCGACGACGTCCAGCCGTTCGTGCAGGCGCGGTTCGAGAATTGA
- a CDS encoding DUF1684 domain-containing protein → MSTLDDVDQWREELESKRDEKDEFFTDHPQSPIPPEERDSFDGLDYFDPDPDYHVAATVTVHDDPEIVLMETTAGREMRYLRVATLEFDLERDDEDLEDGAFELNAYQIESPEEEPLFVPFRDKTTGQQSYQGGRYMELAPDRDLETGDEIVVDFNLAYTPFCAYSDTFDCPLPPEENWLEVAIPAGERFE, encoded by the coding sequence ATGAGCACTCTCGACGACGTCGATCAGTGGCGCGAGGAGCTCGAGTCGAAACGCGACGAGAAAGACGAGTTCTTCACGGACCACCCGCAGTCGCCGATCCCGCCCGAAGAGCGCGACTCGTTCGACGGCTTGGACTACTTCGATCCCGATCCGGACTACCACGTCGCCGCGACCGTGACGGTGCACGACGACCCCGAGATCGTCCTGATGGAGACGACCGCGGGTCGAGAGATGCGATATCTTCGCGTGGCGACCCTCGAGTTCGACCTCGAGCGCGACGACGAGGACCTCGAAGATGGCGCGTTCGAACTCAACGCTTACCAGATTGAGAGCCCCGAAGAAGAGCCGCTGTTCGTCCCCTTCCGGGACAAGACGACGGGTCAGCAGAGCTACCAGGGCGGCCGGTACATGGAACTGGCCCCGGACCGCGACCTGGAAACCGGCGACGAGATCGTCGTCGACTTCAACCTCGCGTACACTCCGTTTTGCGCCTACAGCGACACCTTCGATTGCCCGCTGCCGCCCGAGGAGAACTGGCTCGAGGTGGCGATTCCGGCCGGCGAGCGGTTCGAGTAA
- a CDS encoding DUF7127 family protein, with amino-acid sequence MKVPNSLKNVERDDAVIRTFEYDDGSVIAVDFGNAAADLEMDVLGSTAIIVADGDQFEFELPPEASDVSAKNGVLTIEE; translated from the coding sequence ATGAAGGTCCCCAATTCCCTCAAAAACGTCGAGCGAGACGATGCGGTCATCCGCACGTTCGAGTACGACGACGGCAGCGTCATCGCCGTCGACTTCGGGAACGCCGCCGCGGACCTCGAAATGGACGTTCTCGGCTCGACCGCGATCATCGTCGCCGACGGCGACCAGTTCGAGTTCGAACTCCCGCCAGAGGCCAGCGACGTCTCCGCGAAGAACGGCGTCCTGACGATCGAAGAGTAG
- a CDS encoding OapC/ArvC family zinc-ribbon domain-containing protein — protein MPHECTNCGRTFPDGSKEMLSGCPDCGGNKFQFAPAARAATDSSESAATQASDSTGSSGGNAAGTADDAGTVERAAETVRDWVSSGTNRSADASATDADDSTVSGDDSTAVSSDPASAAAAAGSTPADGTRRDRSADDRAERSWPASDEPANGAEATPAGEFEEWPETARRPEDRSPSETDSPSTSETDASSASASPSPSASTMDASSTASSATSAAEPADSPSESIMADSENDAQADARSEVVSTNDLPDSPPQHDRGPDAAATPDEKTPPSDGRVVSEPSGEQPSIEELREELNEQFESIKIVSPGQYELNLMELYNREEYIISLQEDGRYVIDVPDSWRDGEE, from the coding sequence ATGCCACACGAATGCACGAACTGCGGCCGGACGTTCCCCGACGGCTCCAAGGAGATGCTGTCGGGCTGTCCCGACTGTGGCGGGAACAAGTTCCAGTTTGCACCCGCCGCGCGGGCCGCGACCGACTCGAGCGAGTCGGCCGCCACGCAAGCGTCCGATTCGACCGGGAGTTCCGGCGGGAACGCGGCCGGAACGGCTGACGACGCCGGGACGGTCGAACGCGCCGCAGAGACCGTTCGTGACTGGGTTTCGTCGGGGACGAACCGATCGGCCGACGCGTCGGCGACCGACGCTGATGATTCGACAGTTAGCGGTGACGACTCGACGGCCGTCAGCAGCGATCCAGCTTCGGCCGCCGCGGCCGCCGGATCGACGCCGGCCGACGGGACGCGACGCGACCGGTCGGCCGACGATCGAGCGGAGCGTTCCTGGCCCGCGAGCGACGAACCGGCCAATGGCGCGGAGGCGACGCCTGCCGGCGAGTTCGAGGAGTGGCCGGAGACGGCTCGTCGACCCGAGGATCGCTCGCCGTCTGAGACGGATTCGCCCTCGACATCGGAAACGGACGCATCCTCAGCATCAGCATCGCCATCGCCATCGGCATCGACGATGGACGCGTCCTCGACGGCCTCGAGTGCGACCTCGGCGGCCGAGCCCGCCGACTCGCCGAGCGAGTCGATCATGGCCGACAGCGAGAACGATGCGCAGGCCGACGCTCGAAGCGAGGTCGTCTCGACGAACGATCTTCCCGACAGCCCGCCCCAGCACGATCGGGGCCCGGACGCCGCGGCCACCCCGGACGAGAAGACCCCGCCGAGCGACGGTCGGGTCGTCAGCGAACCGTCGGGGGAGCAACCCTCGATCGAGGAGCTTCGCGAGGAGCTTAACGAGCAGTTCGAGAGCATCAAGATCGTCAGTCCGGGTCAGTACGAACTCAACCTGATGGAACTCTACAATCGCGAAGAGTACATCATCTCCCTGCAGGAGGACGGTCGGTACGTCATCGACGTCCCGGATTCGTGGCGGGACGGCGAGGAGTAA
- a CDS encoding class I SAM-dependent methyltransferase has product MSVREEFDEWAASGRDRGMEDRHWHTAKHALARMPVESGDVVLDLGCGSGYAGRALRDTKGAGRVYGLDGAPEMARNAAEYTEDPTVGFLVGDFDELPFADDSIDHVWSMESFYYAADPEHTLEEIARVLRPGGTFYCAVNYYDENVHSHEWQEFISIEMTRWDRDRYREAFREAGLHVAEQDNIPDREITIPTEAEFPTDDWDTREEMVERYREFGTLLTVGVAP; this is encoded by the coding sequence ATGAGCGTTCGCGAGGAGTTCGACGAATGGGCCGCGAGCGGCCGGGACAGAGGCATGGAAGACCGCCACTGGCACACCGCCAAGCACGCGCTCGCGCGGATGCCGGTCGAGTCGGGTGACGTCGTTCTCGATCTGGGCTGTGGCAGCGGCTACGCCGGCCGCGCGCTGCGGGACACGAAGGGCGCGGGCCGCGTCTACGGCCTCGACGGCGCGCCGGAGATGGCCCGCAACGCCGCGGAGTACACCGAGGATCCGACGGTCGGATTCCTCGTCGGCGACTTCGACGAACTGCCGTTCGCCGACGACTCGATTGACCACGTCTGGTCCATGGAGTCGTTCTACTACGCCGCGGATCCAGAGCACACCCTCGAGGAGATCGCCCGCGTCCTCCGGCCCGGCGGTACCTTCTACTGTGCCGTCAACTACTACGACGAGAACGTCCACTCCCACGAGTGGCAGGAGTTCATCTCGATCGAGATGACCCGCTGGGACCGCGACCGGTACCGCGAGGCCTTCCGCGAGGCGGGGCTACACGTCGCCGAGCAGGACAACATCCCCGACCGCGAGATCACGATCCCCACAGAGGCCGAGTTCCCGACCGACGACTGGGACACCCGCGAGGAGATGGTCGAACGCTACCGGGAGTTCGGCACGCTGCTGACCGTCGGCGTCGCTCCCTGA
- a CDS encoding Era-like GTP-binding protein, producing the protein MGLFTELKDSISRVTDRLFSEEEPKRIGIYGPPNAGKTTLANRIARDWTGDAVGAESHIPHETRRARRKEGVEIERNSKSVEIDIVDTPGVTTKVDYEEFTDEMEEDDAIRRSREATEGVAEAMHWLREDVDGVIYVLDSAEDPITQVNTMLIGIIESRDLPVLIFANKIDLDDASVKRIEDAFPQHETIPLSAKEGENMDEVYENIAEYFG; encoded by the coding sequence ATGGGACTGTTCACAGAACTCAAAGATAGTATCTCTCGGGTTACGGATCGCCTCTTCTCGGAAGAGGAACCCAAACGAATCGGTATCTACGGTCCGCCGAACGCAGGAAAGACGACGCTTGCCAACCGAATCGCCCGCGACTGGACGGGTGACGCCGTCGGTGCGGAGAGCCACATTCCACACGAAACGCGACGCGCGCGTCGGAAGGAAGGCGTCGAGATCGAACGCAACAGCAAGTCGGTCGAGATCGACATCGTCGACACGCCGGGCGTGACGACGAAAGTCGACTACGAGGAGTTTACCGACGAGATGGAGGAAGACGACGCCATCCGCCGCTCCCGCGAAGCGACCGAAGGGGTCGCCGAAGCCATGCACTGGCTCCGCGAGGACGTCGACGGCGTTATCTACGTCCTCGACAGCGCGGAAGATCCGATCACGCAGGTCAACACGATGCTGATCGGCATCATTGAGTCTCGCGATCTCCCGGTTCTTATCTTCGCGAACAAGATCGACCTCGACGATGCCAGCGTCAAGCGCATCGAGGATGCCTTCCCGCAGCACGAGACGATTCCCCTCTCCGCGAAAGAAGGCGAAAACATGGACGAAGTCTACGAAAACATCGCGGAGTACTTCGGGTGA
- a CDS encoding DUF7089 family protein: protein MFAARDLSSPVEAVRDEYAPDVRIVDCERDFETLPPAQAEELGLFADALEPASYPADWLPADAPKLLARYASSDFTVGMPGDGSVVWTRQTDPPTVIVKPRVEGSPESFIDFLLAEALVELDLEVPEHFIGFFEETYPDLNRAVPLDSNGTYQVAAALYGGWVGLQTCEVFADWHGDHPELADAWQDAGTRLEDRVSGLPRAVARGETEFADATELACAAIKHAIELPAPFAALDTDAYRDHGPEYAIRWAEKTFDSLAD from the coding sequence ATGTTTGCGGCTCGCGACCTCTCGAGTCCCGTCGAAGCGGTTCGCGACGAGTACGCACCGGACGTGCGGATCGTCGACTGCGAGCGCGATTTCGAGACATTGCCGCCCGCTCAGGCGGAGGAACTGGGACTGTTCGCCGACGCCCTCGAGCCGGCGAGCTACCCCGCCGACTGGCTGCCGGCGGACGCCCCGAAGCTACTCGCCCGGTACGCGAGTTCGGATTTCACCGTCGGGATGCCGGGCGACGGCAGCGTCGTCTGGACCCGCCAGACCGATCCACCGACGGTCATCGTCAAACCGCGCGTCGAGGGGTCGCCCGAGTCGTTCATCGACTTCCTGCTCGCCGAGGCGCTCGTCGAACTCGACCTCGAGGTCCCGGAACACTTCATCGGCTTCTTCGAGGAGACGTATCCGGACCTAAACCGAGCGGTCCCGCTCGACTCGAACGGTACCTACCAGGTGGCCGCCGCGTTGTACGGCGGCTGGGTCGGACTCCAGACCTGCGAGGTCTTCGCCGATTGGCACGGCGACCATCCAGAGCTAGCCGACGCGTGGCAGGACGCGGGCACGCGACTCGAGGACCGCGTCTCGGGACTGCCGCGGGCGGTCGCCCGCGGCGAGACGGAGTTTGCCGACGCGACAGAACTGGCGTGTGCGGCGATCAAACACGCCATCGAGCTACCGGCGCCGTTCGCAGCGCTGGATACCGACGCTTACCGAGATCACGGCCCCGAGTACGCGATTCGCTGGGCCGAGAAGACGTTCGACTCGCTCGCTGACTGA
- a CDS encoding CPBP family intramembrane glutamic endopeptidase: MTDRRPPLVFLGSLAALSASVVALSRLTGVGMVVLAPLYMFTPMLAGIATCLVGPPSFERAGLRVGWGRLRWLAVAAVVPIALVLLGTAISLALPGVEFVPDANPLTGEGTDFAQTQGGEPVGPSLPGWPLNLLATIAVAIGVGATLNVIFAFGEEFGWRGAFLTSLSPLGFWGASAVTGLVWGLWHTPVVLEGYNFPNEPVLGVGAITVACLAMSPVYTYVTLSARSVLAPAIFHGTFNAFATTLVVFAQGGSELVVNPVGLMGALAFGIAAALIALRGAPELTADWAVAGENDAGSDAGDGDSGGEAGTLESSTGEA, from the coding sequence ATGACGGACCGCCGTCCCCCTCTCGTCTTCCTCGGCTCGCTAGCGGCGCTCTCGGCCAGCGTCGTTGCGCTCTCACGACTGACCGGCGTCGGCATGGTCGTGCTCGCGCCGCTGTACATGTTTACGCCGATGCTCGCGGGGATCGCGACCTGCCTCGTCGGTCCGCCGTCGTTCGAACGGGCCGGACTCCGCGTCGGCTGGGGACGGCTCCGCTGGCTCGCGGTCGCCGCGGTCGTCCCCATCGCGCTCGTGTTGCTCGGGACCGCCATCTCGCTCGCCCTGCCGGGCGTCGAGTTCGTTCCCGACGCGAACCCGCTGACCGGCGAGGGGACGGATTTCGCACAGACCCAGGGCGGCGAACCCGTCGGGCCGTCGCTTCCCGGCTGGCCGCTCAACCTGCTCGCGACGATCGCCGTCGCGATCGGGGTCGGCGCGACGCTCAACGTGATCTTCGCCTTCGGCGAGGAGTTCGGCTGGCGCGGCGCGTTCCTCACCTCGCTCTCGCCCCTCGGCTTCTGGGGTGCGTCGGCCGTCACCGGACTGGTCTGGGGGCTGTGGCACACGCCGGTCGTCCTCGAGGGGTACAACTTCCCGAACGAACCCGTCCTCGGGGTTGGCGCCATAACCGTCGCCTGCCTCGCGATGTCGCCGGTCTACACCTACGTCACCCTCTCCGCGCGGTCGGTGCTGGCGCCGGCGATCTTCCACGGGACGTTCAACGCCTTCGCGACCACGCTGGTCGTCTTCGCGCAGGGAGGATCGGAACTCGTCGTCAACCCCGTCGGCCTGATGGGCGCGCTCGCGTTCGGGATCGCCGCGGCCCTCATCGCGCTCCGCGGGGCGCCGGAACTCACTGCCGACTGGGCCGTCGCCGGCGAGAACGACGCGGGCTCCGACGCTGGAGACGGTGATTCCGGCGGCGAGGCAGGAACGCTCGAGTCGTCGACCGGCGAGGCGTAA
- a CDS encoding DUF2073 domain-containing protein produces the protein MPKATNTDDPEGPDGVQIDLISGERMENMATMEKIRMILDGVHDGNIVILEEGLTPDEESRLIEVTMSEISPDEFNGIEIETYPKSKTNDSSLLGRIMGGEESTAKLTVIGPANQIETLHKDETLISALVSRD, from the coding sequence ATGCCAAAAGCAACTAACACGGACGACCCGGAGGGTCCCGACGGCGTCCAGATCGACCTGATCAGCGGCGAACGGATGGAGAACATGGCCACCATGGAGAAAATCCGGATGATCCTGGACGGCGTCCATGACGGCAACATCGTCATCCTCGAAGAGGGGCTGACTCCCGACGAGGAGAGCCGACTCATCGAGGTGACGATGTCCGAGATCAGTCCCGACGAGTTCAACGGGATCGAGATCGAGACCTATCCGAAATCCAAGACGAACGACTCGTCGCTGCTCGGCCGGATCATGGGCGGCGAGGAGTCCACGGCGAAGCTGACGGTTATCGGACCGGCCAACCAGATCGAGACGCTCCATAAGGACGAAACGCTGATCAGCGCGCTCGTTTCCCGAGACTAA
- a CDS encoding CBS domain-containing protein — translation MPEIKSIVREQVVSASPDASLTELADLMDDEDVGSVVIVEEEQPQGIVTDRDITIEAVSRGEDPTSVTAADVMSEDLATVDIDSGIFDVLRTMEDANVRRIPATDANGNLAGIVAFDDFVVLLGRELKLLGDVVEAEIPPYEHT, via the coding sequence ATGCCCGAAATCAAATCGATCGTCCGCGAACAGGTTGTGAGCGCGTCTCCGGACGCGTCGCTCACCGAGTTAGCCGATCTCATGGACGATGAGGACGTCGGCAGCGTCGTTATCGTCGAGGAAGAGCAGCCACAGGGGATCGTCACGGACCGCGATATCACGATCGAGGCGGTCTCCCGCGGGGAAGATCCCACCTCGGTGACCGCCGCCGACGTGATGAGCGAGGATCTCGCGACCGTCGACATCGACAGCGGAATTTTCGACGTCCTCCGGACCATGGAGGACGCGAACGTTCGGCGGATACCCGCTACGGACGCGAACGGGAACCTCGCCGGAATCGTCGCGTTCGACGACTTCGTCGTGCTCCTCGGTCGAGAGCTGAAACTGCTCGGCGATGTCGTCGAAGCCGAGATCCCGCCGTACGAACACACCTGA
- a CDS encoding DUF7090 family protein, with translation MEYTLEIDGTPETVQGGTGVLLLHPSTGETDRIDTEFLKTDTDHFLVVSTRTTAREVKQKLEYYDVDEDRAEILDTLSIEHGYSRRKSDTVHYVAAPDDIDGIVEHIDGFLKAHDGKLRLSFDSVTELAYYAGDEAALEAVERILDLLEEYDAIGLFHVSEEPHDEELVEQFRERFDGVIDLDEDGSVDAEF, from the coding sequence ATGGAGTATACGCTTGAGATAGACGGCACCCCGGAGACGGTACAAGGCGGCACCGGCGTGCTCCTTCTCCATCCCAGCACCGGTGAAACCGACCGCATCGACACCGAATTTCTCAAGACTGATACCGACCATTTCCTCGTCGTCTCTACGCGAACGACCGCGCGTGAAGTCAAACAGAAACTTGAGTACTACGACGTCGACGAGGACCGCGCCGAGATTCTCGACACGCTGAGCATCGAACACGGCTACTCGCGGCGCAAGAGCGACACCGTCCACTACGTTGCCGCCCCCGACGATATCGACGGCATCGTCGAGCACATCGACGGCTTCCTCAAGGCCCACGACGGGAAACTCCGCCTCAGTTTCGACTCCGTGACCGAACTGGCCTACTACGCCGGCGACGAGGCCGCACTCGAGGCCGTCGAGCGCATCCTCGACCTACTCGAGGAGTACGACGCCATCGGTCTCTTCCATGTCTCTGAGGAACCCCACGACGAGGAACTCGTCGAGCAGTTCCGCGAGCGCTTCGACGGCGTCATCGATTTGGACGAGGACGGCAGCGTCGACGCCGAGTTCTGA
- a CDS encoding ATP-dependent DNA helicase encodes MTDWRSIFGHKRPYDEQVDGIETAIDAARDGGYSVVEGACGTGKTMIALTAGVDLVRDPDTDYERVFVLTSVKQQLHQFEEDLETINENLPDDWNPVSGLTLVGKADVCPYNRAGAGGIDDGNVYDRCETLRDRTRDLTGEGGDTTAGSLTAQARSQQIGLADSGRQGGGPRLLQTAGETAPYSPGIPEYSDGGPVDVSTEYCPFYAQYLEDLPEEGSDGDAVEAVPYDFTEAGMITPKDLVARSVAHGTCPHSVMGAVLGHVEVVIGNYYHAFDPRTTGSFTGALLDDSTFVVCDEAHMLEPRVRDLVSDGVADRTLRDAETELSRVIQPIKFEREGRRAEGGSKTADADLVRAELNDSDVSYDELEQTLEFVRDLRSELDRRVTAHLDRKHRGWQSNLTDLSDDEIPLRDPAEPAEDELTAWAREAGYGDADWVRAEAVGAVVERVLNEAEDEDRTRAAPAVGRVLGEWYRRGHTDYFREIELERTWDDTEPADSWRRAYNARMALHNCVPSDAIGERLGMFGGGILMSATLEPMDAFTEVTGLDYLEREEDRPVVERRYGLHFPEENRESFAVAAPKYTYDNRGRPGEESEAQRASSGAGDSPLNPTRRQYVDAVAKVGRLPGNVLVGMPSYAEADWLAGVLEERLEKPVLLDAASDDETTQALKREFFDGEGKVLVTSLRGTLTEGVDYSGDRLAAAVVCGVPIVNTSSPRTKAVRRAYDDEFGDGFTYALTIPAVRKARQAIGRVIRSPEDVGVRVLLDERYARDSWDSVRPYLPDDGEFQPVSPDMLDVGLDRFKSRLEQ; translated from the coding sequence ATGACCGACTGGCGCTCGATCTTCGGCCACAAACGTCCCTACGACGAGCAGGTCGACGGCATCGAGACCGCGATCGACGCTGCTCGAGACGGCGGCTACTCCGTCGTCGAGGGCGCCTGTGGCACCGGAAAGACGATGATCGCGCTGACCGCGGGGGTCGACCTCGTGCGCGATCCCGACACCGACTACGAGCGCGTGTTCGTGCTCACGAGCGTCAAACAGCAACTCCACCAGTTCGAGGAAGACCTCGAGACGATCAACGAGAACCTCCCCGACGACTGGAACCCCGTTTCGGGGCTCACCCTCGTCGGAAAGGCCGACGTCTGCCCGTACAACCGCGCCGGCGCCGGCGGGATCGACGACGGCAACGTCTACGACCGCTGTGAGACCCTGCGGGATCGCACCCGCGACCTCACCGGCGAGGGCGGCGACACGACCGCCGGGAGCCTGACCGCACAGGCCCGCAGCCAGCAGATAGGACTGGCGGACAGCGGCAGGCAGGGCGGCGGGCCGCGCCTTCTCCAGACGGCCGGCGAGACCGCGCCGTACTCGCCCGGCATCCCGGAGTACAGCGACGGCGGCCCCGTCGACGTCTCGACGGAGTACTGCCCGTTCTACGCCCAGTATCTCGAGGACCTGCCGGAGGAGGGCAGCGACGGCGATGCAGTGGAAGCGGTCCCCTACGACTTCACCGAGGCGGGGATGATCACCCCAAAGGATCTCGTCGCCCGCTCGGTCGCCCACGGCACCTGTCCGCACTCGGTGATGGGCGCCGTGCTCGGCCACGTCGAGGTCGTCATCGGGAACTACTACCACGCGTTCGATCCCCGGACGACCGGCTCCTTTACCGGCGCCCTGCTCGACGACTCCACGTTCGTCGTCTGCGACGAGGCCCACATGTTAGAGCCTCGCGTCCGTGATCTGGTCAGCGACGGGGTCGCTGATCGGACCCTTCGGGACGCCGAGACCGAACTCTCGCGAGTCATCCAACCGATCAAGTTCGAGCGCGAGGGACGGCGCGCCGAGGGCGGCTCCAAGACGGCCGACGCCGACCTCGTCCGCGCGGAACTCAACGACAGCGATGTCTCCTACGACGAACTCGAGCAGACCCTCGAGTTCGTTCGCGACCTCCGGAGCGAGCTCGACCGCCGGGTCACGGCGCACCTCGACCGGAAACACAGGGGGTGGCAGTCGAACCTCACCGACCTCTCGGACGACGAGATTCCGCTGCGCGACCCCGCGGAACCGGCAGAGGACGAACTCACGGCCTGGGCCCGCGAGGCGGGGTACGGCGACGCCGACTGGGTCCGCGCCGAGGCCGTCGGCGCCGTCGTCGAGCGCGTTCTGAACGAAGCCGAGGACGAGGACCGCACCCGCGCCGCACCCGCCGTCGGCCGCGTCTTGGGCGAGTGGTACCGGCGGGGCCACACCGACTACTTCCGCGAGATCGAACTCGAGCGCACCTGGGACGACACCGAACCCGCCGACTCGTGGCGCCGAGCCTACAACGCTCGCATGGCCCTGCACAACTGCGTCCCCAGCGACGCCATCGGCGAGCGCCTCGGCATGTTCGGCGGCGGCATCCTCATGAGCGCGACCTTGGAGCCCATGGACGCGTTCACCGAGGTGACCGGACTGGACTACCTCGAGCGCGAGGAAGACCGGCCGGTCGTCGAACGCCGCTACGGCCTGCACTTCCCCGAGGAGAACCGCGAGAGCTTCGCGGTCGCGGCGCCGAAATACACCTACGATAACCGCGGCCGTCCGGGAGAGGAGAGCGAGGCACAACGCGCCTCGAGTGGAGCGGGCGATAGCCCGCTGAACCCCACGCGTCGACAGTACGTCGACGCCGTCGCCAAGGTCGGCCGACTGCCGGGCAACGTCCTCGTCGGGATGCCGAGCTACGCCGAGGCCGACTGGCTCGCCGGCGTCCTGGAGGAGCGACTCGAGAAACCCGTCCTGCTCGACGCCGCCAGCGACGACGAGACGACGCAGGCGCTCAAACGCGAGTTCTTCGACGGCGAGGGGAAGGTTCTCGTGACTAGCCTCCGCGGAACCCTGACCGAGGGTGTCGACTACAGCGGCGACCGACTCGCGGCCGCGGTGGTCTGTGGCGTCCCCATCGTCAACACCTCGAGTCCGCGCACGAAGGCCGTCCGCCGAGCCTACGACGACGAGTTCGGCGACGGCTTCACCTACGCGCTGACGATCCCCGCGGTCCGGAAGGCTCGGCAGGCCATCGGCCGCGTCATTCGGAGCCCCGAGGACGTTGGCGTCCGCGTGCTCTTGGACGAGCGCTACGCTCGCGATAGCTGGGACTCCGTGCGTCCGTACCTGCCCGACGACGGCGAGTTCCAGCCCGTCAGTCCGGACATGCTCGACGTCGGCCTCGATCGGTTCAAGAGTCGACTCGAACAGTAG